One Mycolicibacterium pulveris genomic region harbors:
- a CDS encoding thermonuclease family protein, producing MSTVIYRLVAAVVAAAALALPTATPQAAHAQPVDATAVVLRVVDGDTIDIRDEVRGRLRVRILGIDTPETKKPNSPVECWGPEATEFATSTMLGQRVALVTDPTQDRTDRYGRTLAYLVREDGFDYAVEAARAGAARSYVYGGRPVSRYDAIVAAEREAREARRGLWGPPCNGLTTAADTVPAATQPRPFFDPAPPPSAAPAPPSTSIYYPNCAAARAAGAAPLRVGEPGYRSGLDGDGDGIACER from the coding sequence GTGAGTACGGTGATCTACCGCCTTGTCGCCGCCGTCGTCGCCGCGGCGGCGCTGGCATTGCCGACGGCAACACCGCAGGCCGCGCACGCGCAGCCCGTCGACGCCACCGCCGTCGTCCTGCGCGTCGTCGACGGCGACACCATCGACATCCGCGACGAGGTTCGCGGCCGGCTGCGGGTGCGCATCCTCGGCATCGACACCCCGGAAACCAAGAAGCCCAACTCCCCCGTCGAGTGCTGGGGACCCGAGGCCACCGAGTTCGCCACGTCCACCATGCTCGGCCAGCGCGTCGCGCTGGTGACCGATCCGACCCAGGACCGCACCGACCGCTACGGCCGCACCCTGGCCTACCTCGTGCGTGAAGACGGCTTCGACTACGCCGTGGAGGCCGCCCGCGCCGGCGCCGCGCGCAGTTACGTCTACGGCGGTCGGCCCGTCAGTCGCTACGACGCGATCGTCGCCGCCGAACGCGAGGCCCGCGAAGCCCGCCGCGGATTGTGGGGACCGCCCTGCAACGGCCTCACCACGGCGGCCGACACCGTGCCCGCAGCGACCCAGCCCCGCCCCTTCTTCGACCCGGCCCCACCCCCGAGCGCCGCGCCCGCGCCGCCGTCGACCTCGATCTACTACCCCAACTGCGCCGCGGCGCGCGCGGCAGGCGCAGCCCCCCTGCGCGTGGGCGAGCCGGGCTATCGTTCCGGCCTTGACGGCGACGGCGACGGCATCGCGTGCGAACGCTGA
- a CDS encoding helix-turn-helix transcriptional regulator — MGKKVRASGTQSALLRRAIAFIHENADNDISLNDIAAAVNVTPRSVQYTFRRHMDTTPLEYLRRVRLCHAHRDLRKADPAVDTVMAIAGRWGFAHAGRFSRIYKQTFGQSPSRTLRD; from the coding sequence ATGGGGAAGAAAGTCAGAGCCTCGGGTACGCAGTCGGCGCTGCTGCGGCGAGCGATCGCGTTTATTCACGAGAACGCCGATAATGACATCTCGCTCAACGATATTGCCGCGGCCGTCAACGTCACCCCGCGCTCGGTGCAGTACACGTTTCGGCGCCACATGGACACCACGCCGCTGGAATATCTCCGTCGCGTGCGGCTGTGTCACGCGCACCGCGATTTGCGGAAGGCCGACCCAGCCGTGGACACGGTGATGGCCATCGCCGGGCGCTGGGGCTTCGCCCACGCTGGTCGCTTCAGCCGGATCTACAAGCAGACGTTCGGGCAGTCACCGAGTCGGACACTGCGGGACTGA